Proteins from a single region of Candidatus Woesearchaeota archaeon:
- the metG gene encoding methionine--tRNA ligase — MSSSINSPKYLVTAALPYANGPIHIGHLLEYVQADIYSRFLRLSGKDVLYICASDMHGTPIEINAAKAGKKPEDFVEHFWKDHQHDFASFGIHFDNYYKTHSSENKELSEYFFTELKKKDLIYLKNIQVMYCSTCDRTLPDRFIKGTCPKCNAVDQYGDVCEKCSAVLKGADLLNPYCTICNGRPVPTQKLHYFFKLSLFSDRLLAWINDNASGLQPEVANWLREWITNGLEDWCISRDAPYFGFPIPDSKKETGETKYFYVWLDAPIGYISSTKNYCDKQGLDWKDYWYNGNVQHFIGKDIAYFHFLFWPAMLMGVGVPIPTLTVHGFITVNGQKMSKSRGTFFTAKQFLDIFPAQALRFYYASHLDRSVVDVDLNFEEFKAVNNNVLMANLGNFCYRTLSFAAKNYGKIDCVSVNSELILKLNLMIEEVKGYYAQQDFKNALKAILRISDVGNAYFQAAEPWKKWKGVDSTLDSSIAAAVGLCVNIARTLAIIVSPILPEFSQKIYGALGEKQLHWKDIRFDWKGTVVDPGHLVEKIEKVPEQKMFPYHLVLGHIEEVKDHPGAEHLFMLKVNFGSKIGIRQVLTALKKQKARSEFENQTVAFCLNLKPMKLRGELSEGMIVAGDDGSNICFLRVEGGVVGDELVPEGFTVSSGLVVPDDFKKAPMVVEGGQVIFEGKKVGCLKGSAYVKGIKDGSGVF, encoded by the coding sequence ATGTCGTCATCAATAAACTCACCAAAATATTTGGTTACTGCGGCGTTGCCGTATGCCAATGGACCAATTCACATAGGACATTTATTGGAATACGTACAGGCAGATATTTATTCTCGTTTCTTACGGCTTAGTGGGAAAGATGTGCTTTATATCTGTGCTTCAGATATGCATGGCACACCAATTGAAATAAATGCAGCAAAAGCAGGAAAGAAGCCAGAGGATTTTGTGGAACATTTTTGGAAAGATCATCAACATGATTTTGCGTCGTTTGGGATTCATTTTGATAATTATTACAAAACCCACTCGTCTGAGAATAAAGAACTTTCAGAATATTTTTTTACAGAGTTGAAAAAGAAAGATTTGATTTATCTTAAAAATATTCAAGTGATGTATTGTTCCACTTGTGATCGGACTTTGCCGGATCGATTTATCAAAGGAACGTGTCCAAAGTGCAATGCTGTTGATCAGTATGGGGATGTTTGTGAAAAATGTAGTGCAGTTCTCAAAGGCGCAGATTTACTTAATCCCTATTGTACTATTTGTAATGGCAGACCGGTACCAACACAAAAATTACATTATTTTTTCAAGTTAAGTTTGTTTTCTGATCGGTTACTTGCTTGGATTAATGATAATGCTAGTGGTCTCCAACCTGAAGTGGCGAACTGGTTGCGTGAATGGATTACAAATGGGTTAGAAGATTGGTGTATTTCTCGTGATGCACCGTATTTTGGATTTCCGATTCCTGATTCTAAAAAAGAAACAGGTGAAACAAAATATTTCTATGTGTGGTTAGATGCGCCAATAGGATATATCTCTTCAACAAAGAATTATTGTGATAAACAAGGTCTTGATTGGAAAGACTATTGGTACAATGGCAACGTGCAGCATTTCATTGGGAAAGATATCGCGTATTTTCACTTTCTGTTCTGGCCTGCGATGTTGATGGGCGTAGGTGTTCCTATTCCTACACTAACTGTGCATGGATTTATCACCGTGAATGGACAGAAAATGAGCAAGAGTCGAGGTACATTTTTTACGGCAAAACAGTTTTTAGATATTTTTCCTGCGCAAGCATTACGCTTTTATTATGCAAGTCATCTTGATCGTAGTGTCGTAGATGTAGATTTGAATTTTGAAGAGTTTAAGGCGGTTAACAATAATGTATTAATGGCGAACTTGGGGAATTTCTGTTATCGCACGTTGAGTTTTGCGGCAAAGAATTATGGTAAGATTGACTGCGTGTCTGTTAATTCGGAACTTATTTTGAAGTTAAATTTAATGATTGAAGAAGTTAAGGGATATTATGCACAACAGGATTTCAAGAATGCTCTCAAAGCGATTTTGCGGATTTCTGATGTGGGCAATGCGTATTTTCAAGCAGCTGAACCATGGAAGAAATGGAAAGGCGTTGACTCTACTTTGGATAGTAGTATTGCTGCTGCCGTAGGTCTATGTGTTAACATTGCGCGAACGCTTGCAATCATTGTTTCACCGATCTTGCCTGAGTTTAGTCAGAAAATTTATGGGGCATTGGGTGAGAAACAGTTGCATTGGAAAGACATTCGCTTTGATTGGAAAGGAACAGTGGTCGATCCAGGTCATTTAGTGGAGAAGATTGAGAAAGTGCCTGAGCAAAAAATGTTTCCCTATCATCTTGTTTTAGGTCATATTGAAGAAGTTAAAGATCATCCGGGGGCTGAGCATCTCTTCATGCTTAAAGTTAATTTTGGGTCAAAGATAGGAATTCGGCAAGTTCTTACAGCTCTTAAGAAGCAAAAAGCTCGTTCTGAATTTGAGAATCAAACGGTGGCATTCTGCCTGAACTTGAAACCAATGAAGTTACGTGGCGAATTAAGTGAAGGTATGATTGTTGCAGGGGATGATGGCTCAAACATCTGCTTTTTACGAGTTGAAGGTGGAGTCGTGGGGGATGAGTTGGTACCAGAAGGGTTTACTGTTAGTTCTGGGCTGGTTGTACCTGATGATTTCAAGAAAGCACCGATGGTTGTTGAGGGTGGACAGGTTATTTTTGAGGGTAAGAAGGTGGGTTGCTTGAAGGGTTCTGCGTATGTCAAGGGGATTAAAGATGGGTCTGGCGTATTCTAA
- a CDS encoding homocysteine S-methyltransferase family protein, with product MSLIKNRLSIRELLDQKRILLLDGAMGTELQRRGVKTALPLWSAKALIECPDLVTAIHRDYVDAGADIITVNTFRTQRIPLMKAGFGDQVGILTRLACQCAHDALVGVSRSVFIAGSMAPLEDCYEPSLVPANDILYEQHKEHALALVEGGVDFIILETFNCIRDAEIAARVVRELGKDFIVSFVCNEEGLLSGENLAEAITQLLRFNPVAIGINCCSTEVIEKHLKTLGSFSIPVIVYANGEGHADNKYGWEFEGGVELQRYLDFVRRSLSSGVRIIGGCCGTSPEYIREIKKLIDPENVEILTKD from the coding sequence ATGAGTCTGATCAAAAATAGACTGTCTATTCGTGAACTACTTGATCAAAAAAGAATCCTCTTGCTGGATGGGGCAATGGGCACAGAGTTGCAACGGCGTGGTGTGAAAACAGCTTTGCCCTTATGGTCAGCAAAAGCGTTGATTGAGTGTCCTGATCTGGTTACTGCTATTCATCGAGATTATGTAGATGCAGGAGCAGATATAATCACAGTGAATACATTTCGTACACAACGCATTCCTTTAATGAAGGCTGGATTTGGGGATCAAGTAGGTATTTTGACGAGACTGGCATGTCAATGCGCACATGATGCGTTAGTGGGTGTTTCACGTTCTGTGTTTATTGCTGGATCAATGGCACCTTTAGAGGATTGTTATGAACCAAGTCTGGTTCCTGCAAATGATATACTCTATGAACAACATAAAGAACATGCACTTGCTCTTGTTGAGGGTGGTGTTGATTTTATCATACTGGAGACGTTTAATTGCATTCGGGATGCAGAAATTGCGGCTAGGGTAGTGAGAGAATTAGGTAAAGATTTCATTGTGAGTTTTGTTTGTAATGAGGAGGGTTTATTGAGTGGCGAAAATCTTGCTGAGGCTATCACTCAATTGCTTCGTTTTAATCCAGTTGCTATCGGAATTAATTGTTGTTCTACAGAAGTTATTGAAAAACATCTTAAAACTCTAGGAAGTTTTTCAATTCCAGTTATAGTCTATGCAAATGGTGAAGGACATGCTGATAACAAATATGGGTGGGAATTTGAAGGAGGTGTGGAATTACAACGGTATCTTGATTTTGTTCGACGATCATTAAGTTCTGGTGTGAGAATAATAGGGGGTTGTTGTGGAACAAGTCCAGAGTATATTCGAGAAATAAAAAAATTAATTGACCCAGAGAATGTTGAAATCTTAACCAAAGATTAA
- a CDS encoding GNAT family N-acetyltransferase, translating into MVDIKDYSVAEHLGSVLELIAQVYPDYIDHSSLDSREQAIEDLGCEYGSVALVGRDVVGVAFYDSLSFNLVRWHHLARIFHEASQVLRWSESVTGSKAILTSDYIPEGSVHFVEAYASDLLQVGLKGGEGYVWNLAVREDFRRRGIAERLIQKQLHRAKNLGAGYVFTDSWLQGGSDRLFTRVGFESLYKTGTDDRTFLYMGKRVD; encoded by the coding sequence ATGGTTGACATTAAAGACTATTCTGTAGCAGAACACTTAGGTTCTGTTCTTGAACTTATTGCTCAAGTCTATCCTGATTATATTGATCACTCTAGTTTAGATTCTCGTGAGCAAGCAATTGAAGATTTAGGATGTGAATATGGTTCTGTGGCTCTGGTTGGTAGGGACGTTGTAGGGGTTGCTTTTTACGATTCACTTTCTTTTAATCTTGTGCGTTGGCATCATTTAGCTAGGATATTTCATGAGGCTAGTCAAGTTCTGAGGTGGTCAGAGTCGGTTACTGGTTCAAAAGCGATTCTCACATCTGATTATATTCCTGAAGGTTCTGTTCATTTTGTAGAAGCGTATGCTTCTGATCTGTTGCAGGTTGGATTGAAAGGAGGTGAGGGATATGTTTGGAATCTTGCAGTAAGAGAGGATTTTCGTCGACGGGGAATAGCTGAAAGATTGATACAAAAACAACTTCATCGAGCAAAAAATCTAGGTGCGGGTTATGTTTTTACAGATAGTTGGTTACAGGGTGGTTCTGATCGTCTTTTTACTCGTGTGGGATTTGAATCTTTGTATAAAACGGGTACTGATGATCGTACATTTTTGTATATGGGAAAGAGGGTTGATTAG
- a CDS encoding DegT/DnrJ/EryC1/StrS aminotransferase family protein, giving the protein MNYEKVIARISTFVSAQYIEVTSRGNTAIKAALSALPKGSTVLIPSEGGWLTYKEYPLELGLKIEEVKCVDAVIDLEDLEKKLREGNVSALLYHHLGGYFAAQPIREIYGLCKQYTCMVILDVCGSFGTPLLDPRYADVLVGSFGKWKLIPAHGGGFVACRDKVFFDNMEIEPFRDEEQLGRIVEKFEELDDRIIFLLRKRAEIAHGLADHKVLFRDSPGFVVVVEFDSVEQKEDILNFCKREKLEWTECPRYIRLMRPAISIEVKRLEG; this is encoded by the coding sequence ATGAATTACGAGAAGGTTATTGCGAGAATTAGTACGTTTGTTTCTGCACAGTATATCGAGGTTACGTCTCGCGGTAATACAGCGATTAAAGCAGCGTTATCTGCATTGCCTAAAGGTTCAACTGTTTTGATTCCATCTGAAGGTGGCTGGTTGACTTACAAGGAATATCCTCTAGAATTAGGTCTCAAGATTGAAGAGGTTAAATGTGTTGATGCAGTTATTGATTTAGAAGATCTCGAGAAGAAGTTGAGGGAAGGTAATGTTTCTGCTTTGCTGTATCATCATTTAGGTGGCTATTTTGCAGCACAGCCGATTCGTGAGATCTATGGGTTGTGTAAACAGTATACATGTATGGTTATTCTGGATGTGTGCGGTTCATTTGGTACGCCGTTGCTTGATCCTCGTTATGCTGATGTCTTGGTAGGCAGTTTTGGTAAATGGAAATTAATTCCTGCACACGGTGGCGGATTTGTTGCGTGTCGGGATAAAGTGTTTTTTGATAATATGGAAATTGAGCCATTTCGTGATGAAGAACAGTTGGGCAGGATTGTGGAAAAGTTTGAAGAACTTGATGATCGAATTATTTTTCTTTTGCGTAAACGTGCGGAGATTGCGCATGGATTAGCTGATCACAAGGTATTATTTCGTGATTCACCCGGTTTTGTTGTTGTGGTTGAGTTTGATTCTGTTGAGCAGAAAGAGGATATTCTTAACTTTTGTAAACGTGAGAAATTGGAATGGACAGAATGTCCACGTTATATTCGTTTGATGCGACCCGCGATTTCAATTGAAGTGAAAAGATTGGAGGGGTAA
- a CDS encoding transketolase translates to MVSDVFRAKQVFPIDVSGYKRLRLSLLQKELTSVQRVQLTKNVAIVRDCIVFMTAYAHAKGVGGHTGGAYDIVPEALILDGFMQGEKKIVPILYDEAGHRVALQYVLAALHGHIPISSLLFYRDYKKGLYGHPERDEKQGIMFSSGRLGHLWSFVNGVAQREKGKKVVVLGSDGSQQEGNDAEAARYAVAHKLDVLVVVDDNNVTIEGHPREYMPGYSVAKTLEGHGLRVHATTKDDLNSLFSLLRKALSSQGPQAVVVQSVMARGIEGIEGLTIAHDAVPVDVGVRYLAKRGHVDAAEMLKSVRVPKLDSVLVGSGDPVVKNRSEFGKVVVDILDHMSPASRTKNLVVSCDLGGSTGIDAIEKKYPALYQKGGVMERNNFSVAAGFGAVQGCQGIVATFSVFSEMLNSEIAMARLNNANVLAHFSHAGVDEMADNTCHFGMNVFFTDNGFVDGDTTRLYYPADSMQLRLMLQKVFFDAGLRFVFTPRSATPTIFDTTGKPFFGRGYKFVSGKDDLVRTGKDGYVIAYGEMLYRCLDAVERLKKEKGINLGVVNKSTLNVIDEVMMKKLVGSSFVAVVEAQNEKTGLGIRFGTWLLERGFKGRYVHKGTTKKGLGGEKEQIGHQGLESEQLQMWLRKELNK, encoded by the coding sequence ATGGTGAGTGATGTTTTTCGAGCTAAACAGGTTTTTCCGATTGATGTTTCTGGATATAAACGTCTTCGTTTATCGCTTTTACAAAAAGAGCTTACTTCTGTTCAACGAGTTCAACTTACAAAAAATGTGGCAATAGTACGAGATTGCATTGTGTTTATGACTGCATATGCGCATGCTAAAGGTGTTGGTGGGCACACGGGTGGTGCATATGATATTGTTCCTGAAGCATTAATTTTAGATGGATTCATGCAAGGTGAGAAGAAAATTGTTCCTATTTTGTATGATGAAGCCGGTCATCGTGTGGCATTACAATATGTTCTGGCAGCGTTGCATGGTCATATTCCCATTTCGTCATTGTTGTTTTATCGTGATTATAAAAAAGGATTATATGGTCATCCTGAACGTGATGAAAAGCAGGGGATTATGTTTAGTTCGGGAAGACTGGGTCACCTGTGGAGTTTTGTGAATGGCGTTGCGCAGAGAGAGAAAGGCAAAAAAGTTGTTGTGCTAGGAAGTGATGGGTCACAACAAGAGGGAAACGATGCCGAAGCTGCTCGCTATGCGGTTGCTCATAAGTTAGATGTGCTTGTTGTGGTCGATGATAATAATGTGACTATTGAGGGGCATCCGCGTGAATACATGCCGGGATATTCTGTTGCCAAAACATTAGAAGGGCATGGGCTTAGGGTTCATGCAACTACAAAAGATGACTTGAATTCTTTGTTTTCTCTTTTGCGTAAAGCTCTTAGCTCTCAAGGTCCGCAGGCAGTGGTTGTACAAAGTGTTATGGCACGTGGTATTGAAGGTATTGAAGGTCTTACGATTGCACATGATGCGGTTCCTGTTGATGTAGGGGTACGTTATTTAGCAAAGCGAGGGCATGTAGATGCGGCGGAGATGTTAAAGTCTGTTCGTGTTCCAAAATTAGATTCTGTTTTAGTTGGTTCTGGCGATCCGGTTGTAAAGAATCGTTCAGAGTTTGGAAAAGTAGTAGTGGATATTCTTGATCATATGTCTCCAGCTTCTCGAACTAAAAATCTCGTGGTAAGCTGTGATCTTGGTGGCTCAACTGGAATTGATGCAATTGAGAAAAAATATCCTGCTTTGTATCAAAAAGGTGGCGTGATGGAACGCAATAACTTTTCTGTTGCTGCTGGGTTTGGCGCAGTACAAGGTTGTCAGGGAATTGTTGCGACGTTTAGTGTCTTTAGTGAGATGCTTAATTCTGAGATTGCAATGGCACGTCTTAATAATGCGAATGTCTTAGCTCACTTTTCTCATGCTGGTGTGGATGAAATGGCGGATAATACCTGTCATTTTGGCATGAATGTCTTTTTTACGGATAATGGATTTGTTGATGGTGACACAACTCGATTATATTATCCTGCGGATAGTATGCAGTTGCGCTTAATGTTGCAAAAAGTATTTTTTGATGCTGGGTTGCGATTTGTCTTTACTCCGCGGTCTGCAACGCCAACAATCTTTGATACTACTGGCAAACCATTCTTTGGTCGAGGGTACAAGTTTGTGTCTGGTAAAGATGACTTAGTACGTACTGGAAAAGATGGTTATGTTATTGCGTATGGTGAGATGCTCTATCGCTGTCTTGATGCTGTTGAGAGATTAAAGAAAGAGAAAGGGATTAATCTTGGTGTTGTGAATAAATCAACACTTAATGTTATTGATGAAGTGATGATGAAGAAACTGGTGGGCAGTTCTTTTGTGGCAGTCGTTGAAGCGCAGAATGAAAAAACCGGTCTAGGGATACGTTTTGGAACATGGTTGTTAGAGAGAGGGTTTAAAGGTAGGTATGTGCATAAAGGAACAACCAAGAAAGGTTTGGGTGGCGAGAAAGAGCAAATTGGTCATCAAGGGTTAGAGAGTGAGCAGTTGCAGATGTGGTTGAGAAAGGAATTAAATAAATGA
- a CDS encoding right-handed parallel beta-helix repeat-containing protein: MKKLFLLVLLVLALFVFVGCSGQEPAAEQLEIVQDESAQIVGEETGEIPIDTQGNTVQEEQALPSQLPSQSETVEQKPILGVKVVEETVIQPTLVRECGVLGAGSYVLAIDVMATGRELSTPCLTLSSDTILDCNGHHIFKKGVDEGQGIAIIAHDVHDITIKNCNIENFRDGIDVVNVRNALILSNHVSNQKRDGIRLFDGSELRVENNTLRSNSQAGFFLNTSMSGRSWAADVYFNGNDACGNLDRDYKCLGNFVVSGSRNYFERLMECRESNAWPVQDKNYVTCHDRNSFKDPSLKKWN, encoded by the coding sequence ATGAAGAAATTATTCTTATTAGTTTTACTTGTGTTAGCTTTATTTGTTTTTGTAGGATGTTCTGGTCAAGAACCTGCTGCTGAGCAACTTGAAATTGTGCAGGATGAGTCTGCTCAAATAGTTGGAGAAGAAACGGGAGAAATACCTATTGATACACAAGGCAATACTGTGCAAGAGGAACAAGCGTTGCCTTCTCAACTACCTTCTCAAAGTGAAACTGTTGAGCAAAAACCGATTCTAGGGGTTAAAGTTGTTGAGGAAACAGTAATTCAACCAACACTAGTTCGTGAATGTGGGGTTCTTGGTGCAGGATCTTATGTTTTAGCCATTGATGTTATGGCTACTGGTCGTGAGTTATCTACTCCTTGTTTAACTCTTTCTTCTGATACTATTCTTGATTGCAACGGGCATCATATTTTTAAGAAAGGTGTAGATGAAGGTCAAGGTATTGCTATTATTGCTCATGATGTTCATGATATTACCATTAAAAATTGCAATATAGAGAACTTTCGCGATGGTATTGATGTAGTGAATGTACGAAATGCGTTGATTCTTTCCAATCATGTTTCCAATCAGAAGCGTGATGGGATTCGTCTCTTTGATGGATCAGAATTACGGGTGGAAAATAACACTCTTCGTAGTAATAGTCAGGCTGGATTTTTTCTCAATACTTCTATGTCTGGTAGAAGTTGGGCAGCCGATGTTTATTTTAACGGTAATGATGCTTGTGGTAATCTTGATCGTGATTATAAATGCCTAGGTAATTTTGTGGTAAGTGGCAGTAGAAATTATTTTGAACGCTTGATGGAATGTCGAGAGAGTAATGCATGGCCAGTTCAAGATAAAAACTATGTTACTTGTCATGACAGAAATTCATTCAAGGATCCCAGTTTGAAAAAGTGGAATTGA
- a CDS encoding hydroxyacid dehydrogenase produces MKIGFFALEAWEKEFLLKSFPSASCIFSTQELTSRNAGKYADLEVVSVFVHSKVDEKVLSLMPKLKCVATRSTGFDHVDLAACTKRGIAVCNVPTYGENTVAEHTFALILALSRKITDCIAAAKLSQVDFKQLRGFDLAGKTLGVVGCGNIGRHVVRIARGFEMNVMVFDMRPDPVFAKEMGFSYVSMEKLVAQSDIITLHVPYNPHTHHLLNKKMFGLMKKGSYLINTSRGGIVDTDALVWALKTKRLAAAALDVLENECGLSEELSLLRKSDTALCTMKTVLENHVLLTMPNVIITPHNAFNSQEAMRRILQTTVENIQGFMKKKIVNKVG; encoded by the coding sequence ATGAAAATTGGTTTTTTTGCGCTTGAGGCGTGGGAGAAAGAGTTTTTGTTAAAGTCTTTTCCTTCTGCTTCTTGTATTTTCTCAACACAAGAATTAACATCGCGTAATGCTGGAAAATATGCAGATCTTGAAGTAGTAAGTGTTTTTGTTCATTCTAAAGTTGATGAAAAAGTGTTATCATTAATGCCTAAACTGAAATGTGTTGCTACTCGCAGTACTGGTTTTGATCACGTTGATCTAGCGGCATGTACTAAACGGGGCATTGCGGTTTGTAATGTTCCTACGTATGGAGAGAACACTGTTGCTGAGCATACGTTTGCGTTGATTTTGGCATTAAGTCGTAAAATTACAGATTGTATTGCTGCGGCTAAACTAAGTCAGGTAGATTTCAAGCAGTTGCGTGGATTTGATCTTGCTGGTAAAACTCTAGGGGTTGTTGGTTGTGGTAATATTGGTCGGCATGTTGTTCGTATTGCTCGAGGGTTTGAGATGAATGTGATGGTGTTTGATATGCGTCCAGATCCAGTATTTGCCAAAGAGATGGGTTTTAGTTATGTTTCAATGGAGAAGTTAGTTGCGCAGTCGGATATAATTACACTGCATGTTCCTTATAATCCTCATACTCATCATTTGCTCAACAAGAAAATGTTTGGGCTGATGAAAAAGGGATCATATCTGATTAACACGTCACGTGGCGGTATCGTGGATACAGATGCGTTAGTGTGGGCTCTTAAGACCAAACGGCTTGCGGCAGCTGCTCTGGATGTGTTAGAAAATGAATGCGGTCTCTCTGAAGAGCTCTCTCTTTTAAGAAAAAGTGATACGGCTTTGTGTACTATGAAAACTGTTCTTGAGAATCATGTTTTACTCACTATGCCTAACGTGATTATCACTCCTCATAATGCGTTTAATTCGCAGGAAGCTATGCGGCGAATTTTACAGACAACGGTTGAGAATATTCAAGGATTTATGAAGAAAAAGATTGTTAATAAAGTAGGATGA
- a CDS encoding amidohydrolase family protein has product MKKEVVLLFLVLTVFIIACTSQEEKSSSIDNDVVFNDVAFNDEEQSVRETEKRESNEQEGSEVNNPEERENNDLQESEDNEEQEDEQSIQEQHWNRVFAKAFEPVDCPQPRDPVTLPNGYYKGPMFDAHIHMQSLPDGEPGMPADFYTGENIGTKRSITQWVCMLEYEGTRGALVFFPVWEPIIKESLAVVKQTVEGYPQLIPFIMPPDDDGSVDGFPTVDAQELEEMLSIEPGLFKGYGEIGLYERPGGAPALSPNSVRLQEIYPVVREHNLVVYFHLGEGQADALTQAAQANPDINFIFHGDQLKDCAECDGTHKQIAAILEKNPNVYYGVDELYGGDWLLKPGSTKEDFINHFKDYDILLEKDLATFKRFIESHQDQVVFGTDRGVSTSWDLDLEVALTLNNYTRYFIGHLDPAVQEKIAYKNAEKIFS; this is encoded by the coding sequence ATGAAAAAAGAAGTAGTCTTATTATTCTTAGTCCTTACAGTGTTTATTATTGCTTGTACTTCTCAAGAAGAAAAATCATCTTCAATTGACAATGATGTTGTCTTCAATGATGTTGCTTTTAATGATGAAGAACAAAGTGTTAGAGAAACAGAAAAGAGAGAAAGTAACGAACAAGAGGGAAGTGAAGTCAATAATCCTGAAGAAAGAGAAAACAACGACCTACAAGAAAGTGAAGATAACGAAGAGCAAGAGGATGAACAATCTATCCAAGAACAACATTGGAATCGCGTCTTTGCCAAGGCATTTGAGCCGGTAGATTGTCCTCAACCACGTGATCCTGTAACACTTCCTAATGGGTATTACAAAGGTCCGATGTTTGATGCCCATATCCATATGCAGAGTTTACCAGATGGTGAGCCTGGCATGCCTGCGGACTTTTACACTGGTGAAAATATTGGAACAAAGCGTAGTATTACTCAATGGGTATGTATGTTAGAATACGAAGGTACGCGCGGTGCGTTGGTTTTCTTTCCAGTATGGGAACCAATTATTAAAGAATCACTAGCGGTGGTAAAGCAGACTGTAGAAGGATATCCGCAACTTATTCCATTTATCATGCCACCCGATGATGATGGTAGTGTTGATGGCTTTCCTACTGTTGATGCGCAAGAACTTGAGGAAATGTTGAGTATTGAACCTGGACTTTTCAAGGGATATGGTGAAATCGGTTTGTATGAGCGTCCTGGTGGTGCACCTGCACTCTCGCCTAATTCGGTGAGGTTACAAGAGATTTATCCTGTTGTACGTGAGCATAATCTTGTGGTTTATTTTCATCTGGGTGAAGGACAAGCGGATGCACTTACACAGGCGGCACAAGCAAATCCTGATATCAACTTTATTTTTCATGGGGATCAATTAAAAGACTGTGCAGAATGTGATGGAACACACAAACAAATTGCTGCGATTCTTGAAAAAAATCCAAACGTGTATTATGGTGTGGATGAGTTGTATGGGGGAGATTGGTTACTAAAACCGGGATCAACAAAGGAAGATTTCATAAATCATTTTAAAGACTATGATATACTTTTGGAGAAAGATCTTGCGACGTTTAAACGATTTATTGAATCGCACCAAGATCAAGTGGTATTTGGTACTGATCGCGGAGTTTCTACATCATGGGATCTTGATTTGGAAGTTGCATTGACGCTGAACAATTACACTCGGTATTTTATTGGGCATCTTGATCCGGCGGTACAAGAAAAGATTGCGTATAAGAATGCAGAGAAAATATTTAGTTAG